From the Pongo pygmaeus isolate AG05252 chromosome X, NHGRI_mPonPyg2-v2.0_pri, whole genome shotgun sequence genome, one window contains:
- the NCBP2L gene encoding nuclear cap-binding protein subunit 2-like: MSKDLKILCKDPSLELSCYWDHQFSGSKFQQEKLLKESSTLNMGNLSFYTTEEKIHELFSRSDIRNIFMGLDKIKKTACGFCFVECHNRADAENAMWFLTGTCLDEWIIRTDWDIGFREGQQYGHGKSEGQVRDEFREDFHSGRGGFGRQTQI; this comes from the coding sequence ATGTCCAAAGACCTGAAAATTCTGTGTAAAGATCCTTCTTTGGAGCTGAGCTGCTACTGGGACCATCAGTTCAGTGGCAGTAAATTTCAGCAGGAAAAATTACTGAAGGAAAGCTCCACACTGAATATGGGGAATCTTTCCTTTTATACAACCGAAGAGAAAATACATGAGCTCTTTAGTAGATCTGATATCAGGAATATCTTTATGGGCCtggataaaataaagaaaacagcatgTGGTTTTTGCTTTGTAGAATGCCATAACAGAGCTGATGCTGAAAATGCCATGTGGTTTCTAACTGGGACCTGCCTAGATGAGTGGATTATCCGCACTGATTGGGATATAGGTTTTAGAGAGGGTCAACAGTATGGTCACGGTAAATCTGAGGGTCAGGTAAGGGATGAGTTTCGTGAAGATTTTCATTCTGGTAGAGGAGGCTTTGGAAGACAGACTCAGATCTAG